One genomic region from Osmerus mordax isolate fOsmMor3 chromosome 4, fOsmMor3.pri, whole genome shotgun sequence encodes:
- the tspan33b gene encoding tetraspanin-33b isoform X2: MDRKLTLNRAETFSFINPWIRYFLFFFSFLFWVFSLLIVAIGVYAKVQKATDTVRDTFLIDPAVILIVVGVVMFFITFCGCIGALRENIRLLKTFSFSLTLVFLTQLAIAVLGFFYSDQTRDALGKFVKKAIVHYRDDLDLQNLMDYIQKEFKCCGWNNYTDWSWNLYFNCTLGNPSSERCGVPYSCCAPIPGEVVVNTMCGFGVQTQSYLEATKSIYPVGCADRAVMWIESHLLLVGALALGLALPQIAGIVLSQILISQIQDEISSVL, from the exons ATGGACAGGAAGCTGACCTTGAACCGGGCGGAGACGTTCTCCTTTATCAACCCATGGATAAGATACTTCCTGTTTTTCTTCAGCTTCCTCTTCTGG GTCTTTTCCTTGCTGATAGTTGCCATTGGGGTTTATGCCAAAGTTCAGAAAGCAACAG ACACAGTCCGGGACACGTTCCTGATCGACCCGGCGGTCATCCTAATTGTGGTGGGGGTGGTCATGTTCTTCATCACCTTCTGTGGCTGCATAGGGGCCCTGAGAGAAAACATTCGCCTCCTCAAGACC TTCTCCTTCAGCTTGACCCTAGTCTTCCTTACGCAGCTGGCCATTGCAGTGCTTGGCTTCTTCTATTCTGACCAG ACACGCGACGCTCTGGGGAAGTTTGTGAAGAAAGCTATAGTTCACTATAGGGACGACCTGGATTTACAGAACCTCATGGACTACATACAGAAGGAG ttTAAGTGCTGTGGATGGAACAACTATACGGACTGGTCGTGGAACCTGTACTTTAACTGCACGTTGGGAAACCCCAGCTCTGAACGCTGTGGAGTCCCTTATTCCTGCTGTGCTCCGATTCCAGGCGAG gTCGTAGTCAACACGATGTGTGGTTTTGGAGTCCAGACCCAGAGCTATCTAGAGGCCACTAAGTCCATCTACCCAGTGGGGTGTGCCGACCGGGCCGTCATGTGGATCGAATCCCATCTGCTCCTGGTTGGGGCTCTAGCCCTAGGTCTGGCCTTGCCCCAG ATTGCCGGCATCGTTCTGTCCCAGATCCTCATCTCTCAGATCCAGGATGAAATCAGCTCTGTGCTGTAA
- the tspan33b gene encoding tetraspanin-33b isoform X1, whose protein sequence is MDKILPVFLQLPLLAEQTLCSHHDQEWKTKDNPCRRTSKVFSLLIVAIGVYAKVQKATDTVRDTFLIDPAVILIVVGVVMFFITFCGCIGALRENIRLLKTFSFSLTLVFLTQLAIAVLGFFYSDQTRDALGKFVKKAIVHYRDDLDLQNLMDYIQKEFKCCGWNNYTDWSWNLYFNCTLGNPSSERCGVPYSCCAPIPGEVVVNTMCGFGVQTQSYLEATKSIYPVGCADRAVMWIESHLLLVGALALGLALPQIAGIVLSQILISQIQDEISSVL, encoded by the exons ATGGATAAGATACTTCCTGTTTTTCTTCAGCTTCCTCTTCTGG CAGAACAAACCTTGTGCAGCCATCATGATCAGGAGTGGAAGACAAAAGACAATCCATGCAGAAGAACATCCAAG GTCTTTTCCTTGCTGATAGTTGCCATTGGGGTTTATGCCAAAGTTCAGAAAGCAACAG ACACAGTCCGGGACACGTTCCTGATCGACCCGGCGGTCATCCTAATTGTGGTGGGGGTGGTCATGTTCTTCATCACCTTCTGTGGCTGCATAGGGGCCCTGAGAGAAAACATTCGCCTCCTCAAGACC TTCTCCTTCAGCTTGACCCTAGTCTTCCTTACGCAGCTGGCCATTGCAGTGCTTGGCTTCTTCTATTCTGACCAG ACACGCGACGCTCTGGGGAAGTTTGTGAAGAAAGCTATAGTTCACTATAGGGACGACCTGGATTTACAGAACCTCATGGACTACATACAGAAGGAG ttTAAGTGCTGTGGATGGAACAACTATACGGACTGGTCGTGGAACCTGTACTTTAACTGCACGTTGGGAAACCCCAGCTCTGAACGCTGTGGAGTCCCTTATTCCTGCTGTGCTCCGATTCCAGGCGAG gTCGTAGTCAACACGATGTGTGGTTTTGGAGTCCAGACCCAGAGCTATCTAGAGGCCACTAAGTCCATCTACCCAGTGGGGTGTGCCGACCGGGCCGTCATGTGGATCGAATCCCATCTGCTCCTGGTTGGGGCTCTAGCCCTAGGTCTGGCCTTGCCCCAG ATTGCCGGCATCGTTCTGTCCCAGATCCTCATCTCTCAGATCCAGGATGAAATCAGCTCTGTGCTGTAA
- the ttc38 gene encoding tetratricopeptide repeat protein 38 isoform X1 — protein sequence MIASSFRDCKAWRSEGLPLSTSSNEACKMYDAILTQYVTWRNDETLGGVEGCMSAVRAADPDFVMGHVITTGLELVGTGKSVRLDEGLAAAVRRTVELARSQDVTPRERLHVRAMELFSKGSFPKACDVWEEILVEHPTDLLALKFAHDGFFYLGAQTQMRDSVARVLPHWKPHMPLYSYLKGLYSFGLLETHFYDQAEKMAKEGLAMTPEDAWCVHSVAHVHEMKAEVDKGLKFMESTEKDWEVCDMLACHNYWHWALYYIEKGEYEAALRIFDSQVSRRGSASGAMLDTVDACSLLYRLEMEGVCVKDRWRELHQRILPHTDDHVLLFNDLHFLMASLGSKETNAPHRLVEGLRDLARAPEENWQHQLAGGLGVPMCQAVLEYDQGNFSRTVDLLLPLRYRAQQIGGSDAQRDVFNQLLIHAAMKSGEKHHHKLARCLLVERDAARPNSPLTDRLIQRAHALHV from the exons ATGATTGCATCGAGTTTTAGAGACTGCAAG GCTTGGAGATCAGAAGGTCTCCCATTGTCCACCTCTAGCAATGAGGCATGTAAGATGTATGATGCCATACTTACCCAG TATGTGACATGGCGAAATGATGAGACTCTGGGAGGAGTTGAGGGCTGCATGTCTGCTGTCAGGGCTGCCGACCCTGACTTCG TGATGGGTCATGTGATCACCACGGGGCTGGAGCTGGTGGGCACGGGGAAGTCCGTCCGTCTGGACGAGGGCCTGGCGGCGGCCGTGAGGAGGACGGTGGAGCTGGCCCGTTCCCAGGACGTCACACCCAGGGAGCGGCTTCACGTCAGGGCCATGGAGCTCTTCTccaaggg GAGTTTCCCCAAGGCGTGTGATGTGTGGGAGGAGATCCTGGTGGAGCATCCAACTGACCTGCTGGCCCTCAAGTTTGCCCACGATGGCTTCTTCTACCTGGGGGCCCAGACCCAGATGAGAGACTCTGTGGCCAGGGTGCTGCCCCACTGGAAACCTCACATGCCCCTGTACAG CTACCTTAAAGGACTGTACTCTTTTGGGCTCCTGGAGACGCACTTCTACGACCAGGCTGAGAAGATGGCCAAAGAG ggCCTGGCCATGACTCCGGAGGACGCCTGGTGCGTCCACTCGGTGGCCCACGTCCATGAGATGAAGGCGGAGGTGGACAAGGGCCTCAAGTTCATGGAGAGCACCGAGAAGGACTGGgag GTATGTGACATGCTGGCCTGTCACAATTACTGGCACTGGGCACTGTACTATATCGAGAAG GGGGAGTACGAGGCGGCGCTGAGAATATTTGATAGCCAG gTGTCCAGGCGAGGTTCTGCCTCTGGGGCCATGCTAGACACGGTGGatgcctgctctctgctctacagactggagatggagg gtgtgtgcgtgaagGACCGGTGGCGGGAGTTGCACCAGCGCATACTGCCCCACACAGATGACCATGTGCTGCTGTTCAACGACCTCCACTTCCTCATGGCGTCTCTGGGCTCCAAAGAGACAAACGCGCCCCACAGACTGGTGGAGGGCCTCAGGGATCTGGCCAG agccCCGGAAGAGAACTGGCAGCACCAGCTGGCAGGGGGCCTGGGTGTGCCCATGTGCCAGGCTGTGCTGGAGTACGACCAGGGGAACTTCAGCCGCACCGTGGACCTGCTGCTGCCCTTGCGCTACCGCGCCCAGCAGATAGGGGGCAGCGACGCGCAG AGGGATGTCTTCAACCAGTTGCTCATCCATGCCGCCATGAAGTCGGGAGAAAAACACCATCACAAACTAGCCAG GTGTTTACTGGTGGAGCGTGACGCAGCCAGACCTAACTCCCCACTCACTGACCGCCTTATCCAGAGAGCCCACGCCCTGCATGTCTGA
- the ttc38 gene encoding tetratricopeptide repeat protein 38 isoform X2, with protein sequence MIASSFRDCKAWRSEGLPLSTSSNEACKMYDAILTQYVTWRNDETLGGVEGCMSAVRAADPDFVMGHVITTGLELVGTGKSVRLDEGLAAAVRRTVELARSQDVTPRERLHVRAMELFSKGSFPKACDVWEEILVEHPTDLLALKFAHDGFFYLGAQTQMRDSVARVLPHWKPHMPLYSYLKGLYSFGLLETHFYDQAEKMAKEGLAMTPEDAWCVHSVAHVHEMKAEVDKGLKFMESTEKDWEVCDMLACHNYWHWALYYIEKGEYEAALRIFDSQVSRRGSASGAMLDTVDACSLLYRLEMEGVCVKDRWRELHQRILPHTDDHVLLFNDLHFLMASLGSKETNAPHRLVEGLRDLARAPEENWQHQLAGGLGVPMCQAVLEYDQGNFSRTVDLLLPLRYRAQQIGGSDAQVFTGGA encoded by the exons ATGATTGCATCGAGTTTTAGAGACTGCAAG GCTTGGAGATCAGAAGGTCTCCCATTGTCCACCTCTAGCAATGAGGCATGTAAGATGTATGATGCCATACTTACCCAG TATGTGACATGGCGAAATGATGAGACTCTGGGAGGAGTTGAGGGCTGCATGTCTGCTGTCAGGGCTGCCGACCCTGACTTCG TGATGGGTCATGTGATCACCACGGGGCTGGAGCTGGTGGGCACGGGGAAGTCCGTCCGTCTGGACGAGGGCCTGGCGGCGGCCGTGAGGAGGACGGTGGAGCTGGCCCGTTCCCAGGACGTCACACCCAGGGAGCGGCTTCACGTCAGGGCCATGGAGCTCTTCTccaaggg GAGTTTCCCCAAGGCGTGTGATGTGTGGGAGGAGATCCTGGTGGAGCATCCAACTGACCTGCTGGCCCTCAAGTTTGCCCACGATGGCTTCTTCTACCTGGGGGCCCAGACCCAGATGAGAGACTCTGTGGCCAGGGTGCTGCCCCACTGGAAACCTCACATGCCCCTGTACAG CTACCTTAAAGGACTGTACTCTTTTGGGCTCCTGGAGACGCACTTCTACGACCAGGCTGAGAAGATGGCCAAAGAG ggCCTGGCCATGACTCCGGAGGACGCCTGGTGCGTCCACTCGGTGGCCCACGTCCATGAGATGAAGGCGGAGGTGGACAAGGGCCTCAAGTTCATGGAGAGCACCGAGAAGGACTGGgag GTATGTGACATGCTGGCCTGTCACAATTACTGGCACTGGGCACTGTACTATATCGAGAAG GGGGAGTACGAGGCGGCGCTGAGAATATTTGATAGCCAG gTGTCCAGGCGAGGTTCTGCCTCTGGGGCCATGCTAGACACGGTGGatgcctgctctctgctctacagactggagatggagg gtgtgtgcgtgaagGACCGGTGGCGGGAGTTGCACCAGCGCATACTGCCCCACACAGATGACCATGTGCTGCTGTTCAACGACCTCCACTTCCTCATGGCGTCTCTGGGCTCCAAAGAGACAAACGCGCCCCACAGACTGGTGGAGGGCCTCAGGGATCTGGCCAG agccCCGGAAGAGAACTGGCAGCACCAGCTGGCAGGGGGCCTGGGTGTGCCCATGTGCCAGGCTGTGCTGGAGTACGACCAGGGGAACTTCAGCCGCACCGTGGACCTGCTGCTGCCCTTGCGCTACCGCGCCCAGCAGATAGGGGGCAGCGACGCGCAG GTGTTTACTGGTGGAGCGTGA